Proteins co-encoded in one Pogona vitticeps strain Pit_001003342236 chromosome 9, PviZW2.1, whole genome shotgun sequence genomic window:
- the CCDC28B gene encoding coiled-coil domain-containing protein 28B has protein sequence MEEKKKKSAKAQPMPASALRKLPVPASKSTSFSLGMPHLPSPKQRAKFKRANKEKPRAPQPGNGTGASVGTPLQHSFLTDVSDVYEMEGGLLNLLNDFHSGKLQAFGKECSFEQLEHVREMQEKLARLHFSLDVYVEELAEDQKKTVADRNLDQLLTNLEELSNSIQKLHLAENPDLEEASTV, from the exons atggaggagaaaaagaagaagagcgcCAAGGCCCAGCCCATGCCCGCGAGTGCCCTCCGCAAGCTGCCGGTGCCGGCAAGCAAGAGCACCTCTTTCTCCTTGGGAATGCCGCACCTGCCTTCTCCAAAGCAAAGGGCCAAGTTTAAGAG GGCAAACAAGGAGAAGCCGCGAGCTCCCCAGCCTGGAAACGGCACAGGGGCCTCGGTGGGCACCCCCCTGCAGCACTCGTTCCTGACAGACGTATCCGACGTGTACGAGATGGAAGGTGGCCTTTTGAATCTTCTGAACGACTTCCATTCAGGGAAGCTGCAAGCATTCG GAAAAGAATGTTCTTTTGAGCAACTGGAGCACGTCCGGGAGATGCAGGAGAAACTGGCCCGCCTTCACTTCAGCCTGGACGTCTACGTCGAGGAGCTGGCCGAGGACCAGAAGAAAACGGTGGCCGACAGGAACCTGGATCAGCTGCTCACCAAC CTGGAAGAACTCAGCAACTCCAT ACAAaagctccacttggcggaaaatcctGACTTGGAAGAAGCATCCACCGTCTAA